In Planctomonas sp. JC2975, the genomic stretch TCGCCGACGGGTCGGATGCCGTGACCTTGGTGATGCTGTCGGGGAAGCTGTCCCAGACCCCGTTGTAATCGGGAACGAACCCGGCGTCGGTGAGGGCCTTCTTCGCCTGGTCCCTCGTCATGCCGACGACGTCGGGCACCGGGAACAGCTGCGGTCCGCGGGAGATGTCGATGACGATCGTGTCGCCGGGGCGGACCGGGCCCTGGTTCTGCGGAGCCTGCGACACCACGGATCCCTGCGGGACGTCGTCGCTGTACTCCTTCTTCCCTTCGATGGACTTCAGGCCGACCGCCTGCAGCGCCGCCTGTGCGTCCGCCTCCGGCTTGCCCGTCACGTCCGGCACCGGGCCGAGGGAGACCACCAGGTTCACCTTCTCGCCCTTGAAGTACCCGCCACCCTTGGAGAGATCGGCCTCGTCGTCCTCCGCCTTGGCCGCCGAGATCACCGTGCCCTTGGCGACGTCGCCGTTGAATTGCTCGTCGACGGTGCCGACGACCGCGCCGACATCGGTGATCGCCTTCTCCGCCTGCGCCTTGCTCAGTCCGGCCAGGGGCGGGATGGTGACGGGCTCGCGGCCCTTCGACACGTGCAGTGTCACTGCCGAGCCCTTTGGCGCCTTGGCGCCCTGCGCCGGATCGGATGACACGACCGACCCGGTCGGCACGGACGACGAATACACCTGGTCGTCCTTCGTCGTGAAGCCGGCCGTCGTCAGCGCGGACTTGGCGGCATCCAGGGTCAGGCCGTTGACGGTCGGGATCGCCACCTGGGATCCCGGCCCGCCGCCGAAGTACCAGCCAGTACCGCCGGCGACCGCCGCGAGCACGAGGACGAGTGCGAGGAGCCACCATCCGCGTGCCCGTCGCCGCCGCGTCATGGTGGCGAGCGCAGCCACAGCGTCCGTCGCGGATGCTTCAGGGCGCACCTGAGCCGCCGAGGCGATCAACTGCGTGTCCGAATCGGATGCCGTCACTCCTGATCCGGGCAGCACGAGTGTCTGCTGGGTGCCGGACTCCGAATCGGGAACGTGCAACTCTCGTTCCGCCTGCAGGAGGCGATCCAGCATCACTCCAGCGTCGGCCGGGCGGTCGGCTGGATCCTTCGCCGTCGCCCACAGCACGAGCTCGTCCAACTCTTCCGGAATGTCCGGACTCAGCGTGCTCGGCGCAGGAACGGCGTCGTTGGCGTGCTGGTAGGCGATCTGCATCGGCTGCTCGCCCTTGAACGGCTGCTCACCGGTGAGCATCTCGAACATCATGATGCCGAGCGCGTAAATGTCGCTCCGGGCGTCGGCGACGCCTCTGGTCACGAGCTCAGGGGAGAGGTACGCGATGGTGCCGAGCAGGGCCTGGCCGGTGCCCGTGCTATTCGTCACCGCCCTGGCGAGACCGAAGTCGCCGATCTTGATGCGGCCGTCGTCGGCCAGAAGCACGTTCTCCGGCTTGAGGTCCCGGTGCACGATGCCGGCGCGATGCGCTGCTGCCAGTCCGGACAGCACGGCGTCGGTGATGTCGATCGTCTGCTCGGGAGTGAGCTTGCCGTAGTCGCGGAGCAGGTCGCGCAGCGTGATTCCCGGGAGGTACTCCATCACCAGGTACGCCATGTCGGCGTCCTGGCCCTGGTCGAACACACTCACCACGTTCGGATGCGCGAGCCTGGCGGCCGAGCGCGCCTCCTGCACGAAGCGGTTCTTGAACTGGGCGTCATCGGCCAGATGACCGTGCATGACCTTGATCGCCACGCGACGTTCCAGGCGCAGATCTGTCGCCAGATAGACGGTGGCCATGCCGCCCCGCGCGATGCGTGAGCGCACCTGATACCGGCCGTCGACAAGACGGCCGAGCATCGGATCGGGCTGGCTCGCGGTCACTCGATGAGTCTACGGATGCCCCGGTGCGCGCCCCGGTAGAACACGGTAACGAATGAGGCACGCCGAAGTGCGGAAATAGGGAACGTCGTGGCACGCTAGTCGGGTGGCGAAAGTGAGTCTCGAATCCGAGGAAAGAAGCCAAGAGAGAACCTGGCTGACCGTTCCCGAACTGGTCGATCTGCTGGGTGTCGGAGTCGGACGCATCCACCGTCTCCTGGAGGACAAACACCTCCTGGGCAGCAGAGTGGATGGCGTCCTCAAGGTGCCGGCCGACTTCATCGCCGGTGATGAACCGCTGAGTGAACTCCGCGGCACTCTGATCGTGCTCTCGGATGCCGGGTTCAGTGACGAGGAGGCCATGACGTGGCTGCTCGAGACCGAGGAGAGTCTCGGCACGGCACCCATCGACGCCCTGCGGGCCGGTCGAAAGGCCGAGGTACGGCGCGTGGCTCAGGCTCTGGCCTGACGACCGGTCTTCGCCCGCCGCCGCGGCCTCTGGTCAGGTCACGCGTCGTGTCGCCGTGCGCCGGGTCCACCTGGGCGTGAACCGGCCATTGACCGCTACGCGACTCGGTCGCTGACCGATCGAGTGAGGTCCCTGAGCTGGTTCACGGCGGCGTCGGCGAGCGGGGCATCGTCGAGGGCGTGGGTCGCGCGCTGCACGTTCAGCTCGATCATCCGCTCCACTTCGGCTGTGGCACCGGAGGAGCTGATGGTGCTCTGCAGCATGCGGATCTGCTCGTCGTTCAGGTCCGGGTCGCCGAGGAGTTCGTCCAGAACGTGCCGGGCCGACGACGGCATCGCGTTCCGCGCGAGGGCGACGAGCACGGTCCGCTTGCCCTCTCGCAGGTCATCGCCACTCGGCTTCCCCGTGATGTCGGAATCGCCGAAGACGCCGAGCAGGTCGTCGCGGAGCTGGAACGCGATGCCGAGCGGCAGGCCGAATTCGCGGAGTGTGTCGAGCTGTCCGAGCGTTCCGCCGGCGAGCAGTCCGCCGAGCACGAGCGGGGACTGCACGCTGTACTTCGCCGACTTGTAGACGATCACGCGTTCGGCACGGGGGAGCAGGTCTTCTTCGCGGCCCGTGCGCCAGGACCGTTCTTCGAGGATGTCGAGGTACTGACCGGCGATGACCTCGGCGCGCATCCGACCGAACTCCCGTCGCACGCCGTTGGCACGATCGGCGGGAACGGCCTCGCTCAGGGTCTCGGCGAGCACGTCGTCGCTGAATCCGAGAAGGAGGTCGCCGAGCAGGACAGCGGCCCCCGTGCCGAAATCGGCCGCGGACCCGTCCCACCCGTTCTCCTTGTGCAACGCCTCGAAGCGGCGATGCGCTGATGGGGCTCCGCGACGGGTGTCCGAACTGTCGATGATGTCGTCGTGCACGAGAGCTGCGGCATGGAACAGCTCCAGCGCCGCTGCCGTCCCGATGACGGAGTCGAGCCGATCGGATTCTCCGGCGTCGCGGGCGTCGTGCACCGCGCGGTAGCCCCAGTAGCAGAACAGCGCCCTGAATCTCTTGCCGCCACTGAGAAACTGCCGGGAGAAAGCCGCGAGCGGTCCAACCTCAGGGGCGATGGACAAGACAATGGACTCGCGCGATTCGAGAAAGCGTCCGATTCGGTCGTCCACGAGGTCGATCAGTCGGTTGCTTTCAGGCACGTGCCTAGCCTAGCTGCGGCAGCAAGACTAGAATAAGAAGTCACAACATCGTCATTCTCGTAAGCCTGAGGGGGACAAGGATGCCGCTTTCGGAGCACGAGCAGCGCCTCCTCGATGAGATGGAGCGCAGCCTCTATCAGAACGACGCCGACTTCGTCGCGAAGGTCGGTGGAGCGCGCGTGCGCCCGACCTACCGTGCGGTCGTGCTCGGCATCCTTCTCGCAGTCATCGGCGTAGGCGTCTTGCTTACGGGGGTGTTCATCCAGCAGATCATCGTGGGGGTTCTCGGCTTCGTGCTGATGCTCGCCGGCGTTCTGCTCGCCATCACACCCAGCAGGGCCAAACGCGCTGCGGCTGCAGCCGGTGAGCCGTCGCAGAATCAGCAGCCCGCGAAACCCGCTGAGCCGGGCTTCATGGACAAACTGAACGAACGGTGGGACAAGCGCCAAGAGGGCGACCACTAGCCGGCACCTCTTCAGAGGTGGGTCGGCGTCTCCTGAGGCGTTCGACACTGGGCAAGTCGATCGCGCCCGGTCCGGTGGCTGATAGTCGCTGATCGTTGACGGTCGCCCTGTCGGAGACGGCACTCCGGCGGCCTCCGCAACCTCCGTCGGGGTGTCACTCCCTACTTGCTTTCCTCCTTCTCTCGTTCTTCTTCTTCTTTCTCTCCTACTCGGCATTACGACGTCCTCGTCCTCTCTCCCTCGTTCCCTCCTTCCTGCCCGGCGGCGACTCCTCACCAGATCCTCCACGCGATGCGTGCTCTGGTTCCGTCCGCGCAGGGACGGCGTCGACTCACGGTGTTCCGGGTTGGTTCATCCCCTCATGGGTCCGCGGTTCGAAGCCGCGATCCGTCCGAGGTCGGCGGGTCGGACGTCTCGTAGGCGCGTTCTCGATGCCTGCGCACGCCGAAGCGTGGCTCGCTGCCGCGTCGTCGAGCTCTTCCGCCAGGAGCTATCCAACGAGGCCGTCTGACACGCGCGCTCGCGCCTCGGTCCGCCCTGGTCCTCCACCGCGCTCCATCCCCGTACTTCCGCGTCTTTTCGCGCCACGGGGGAGGGGCTTACGCTGTGGATCCGTCATCTTTCCACTTCAAGTGGATGGATGTGGAGTAAAGTGGAGGATGTCGCAGGCTCGCGGCGCAGAACGACGGGGGAGGGGCCGATGTTTCTTGGCACCTACGCCCCGAAGCTCGACGAAAAGGGGCGCATCATCCTCCCGGCGAAGTTCCGTGACGAGTTCGAAGCGGGACTCGTCATGACCAGGGGCCAGGAGCGCTGCGTCTACGTCTTTCCCCGACGCGAGTTCGAGTCGCTGAACGAGAAGATCCGGCAGGCACCGGTCACGAGCAAGCAGGCTCGCGACTACCTGCGTGTGTTCCTCTCCGGAGCAAGTGACGAGGTCCCCGACAAGCAGCACCGCGTGACGATCCCTCCGCTTCTGCGGACGTACGCGGGTCTGCAACGGGATCTCACCGTGATCGGTGCAGGCAATCGCGCGGAGATCTGGGATTCCGCCGCGTGGGATGCCTACCTCGAGGCGAACGAAGCGTCGTTCGCGGAGACCGCCGAGGAGGTGATTCCGGGGCTGTTCTAGCGCCTGGCGCCGGACTCCCAGCCACAACCCGCACCCTGACTCACCTTCCCCGGTGTCAGGTGGCGTGTGGATGGGGATCCGGCCCCAGGGGCTACAGGCCCCGAGCTCCATGGTCGATTCCAACGATCCGCGCGACATCCACCTCTCGGTGATGCTCGAGCGTTGCGTCGAGCTGCTGGCGCCTGCCATCGAACAAGACGGCGCGGTGCTCGTCGACGCCACTCTTGGACTCGGGGGACACACGGAGGCGTTCCTGCAGCGCTTCCCCGGGCTCACCGTGGTGGGGCTGGACCGCGACCTCGAGGCGATCGACCTCGCGTCGCAGCGACTCGAAGCGTTCGGCGACAGGCTGAAAGCGGTGCACACCGTGTACGACGGGATCGCGGATGCCGTGGCATCCGTCGGATACAAGACCGTCGACGCCGTGCTGTTCGACCTCGGCGTCTCGTCTCTGCAGCTCGACAGGGTGGAGCGCGGCTTCTCCTACTCCAAGGACGCCCCGCTCGACATGCGGATGGATGCCACGAGTGAACTCACGGCCGAGACGGTGATCGCGGAGTACAGCGAGTACGACCTGCGACGCATCTTCCTCGACTACGGCGAGGAGAAACTCGCGGCTCGGTATGCCAGAGCCATCGTGCGAGCGCGGGCGGTCACGCCGATCGTGCGGTCGGGACAGCTGGTGGCGATCATCCAGGAGGCGACGCCGGCGGCTGTCCAGCGTACCGGGCATCCGGCGAAACGCGTCTTCCAGGCCCTGCGCATCGAAGTGAACCACGAGCTCGACGTTCTCGAGCGTGCGATTCCGCGTGCGGTCGATCTGCTGCGCGTCGGCGGACGGATCGCTGTCATGTCGTTCCAATCGCTGGAGGACCGGATCGTCAAGCGGGCGCTGCAGGCCAAGGCGACATCCACGGCGCCGGCAGGGCTGCCGGTGGAACTGCCGGAGCACCGGCCGGAACTGAAACTGCTCACCAGGGGGGCCGAGCTGGCCGATGACGAGGAGAGGGCGCGGAATCCGCGTGCGATCCCTGTGAGGCTTCGCGCGGCGGAACGTGTCAGGGGGACCACATGAGCCAGGCGACCGCGTCGCTTCCAGCGACAAGGCGAACTCCGGCCGAGAGCGGTGCACCCCGTCTCGAGGCGCTGCCACGGGCATCCCGACGATCTCGTCCCAAGCTCTTCTACGCCGCGATCGCGGTGCTGACCGTGATGATCGTCGTCGTCACGCAGTTGCTGCTCTCGATCGGCGTCTCGCAGGGCGCCTACAAGATCGAATCGCTGCAGGCGGACAAGGCTCGGCTCGCGCGCCAGTACCAGCAGGCATCCGAGACCGTCGACGCGTTGTCGTCGCCGCAGAACCTGGCAGCGAACGCCGAGGCACTCGGAATGGTGAACAACGGAACACCGGTCTACCTGCGGCTCTCCGACGGCGCGTTGATCGGCTCTCCTGCGCCAGCAACCGCCGCCGGTGGTGGTGGCACCGGGCAGCTCGTCGCCAACGCCTTGACGCAGGATCTTCCGCTCGTCAACGCTCCGAAGACCTCCAAGGGCAAGAACGGTGGGACGAGTGGAACGACCGGCGCTGCAACGACCGGCGCAGCGGGAGCCGCCGATTCGTCGACGGGATCGGGCACACCGACCACGGATCAGGCCAAGGCCGATGACTCGCCCGTACCGTGGACGACAGGGGCCATCCCCGCACCTTCGACCCACTGATCCGCCTGCGAGGTTTGCCGCATGACGTCCGCGAAGTCACATCGTCGTCGAACGGTCGTGGCGGTCGTGGCAGTGCTCGCCATCGTCGTCGTGTTCGTGGTGCGCCTGGTCGACGTGCAGGTCGTGCGGGCGGACGCGCTCGACCGCCAGGCCGCTGAGAACCGCGGCAATGTGCAGGAGATCCAGGGCACGAGGGGATCGATCGTGACCACCGACGGCACCGTTCTCGCGCGGAGCGTGCTGCGCTACGACTTCATCGCCACACCCAAGTTCACGACCACGAAGTTCGACATGACGGTGGACGGCAAGACGTCCAAGGTCACTCTGGATCAGGCGGCGGCGTCGATTGCCGCGATCACAGGGCAGCAGCCGAGCGACATCACCGGGCCGATCGCGTCGGCGCTCGCGAAGAACAAGGAGTCGATGTACGCGCCGATCGTGAAGAATGTCGACGCCGCGACGTACCAGAAACTCCAGGCACTCAACCTCGACTGGCTCAACGCGACTAGCCACCAGACGAGGGTCTACCCGAACGGAGCCGTGGCAGGCAACATCCTGGGGTTCCTGAACGGGG encodes the following:
- the pknB gene encoding Stk1 family PASTA domain-containing Ser/Thr kinase, whose translation is MTASQPDPMLGRLVDGRYQVRSRIARGGMATVYLATDLRLERRVAIKVMHGHLADDAQFKNRFVQEARSAARLAHPNVVSVFDQGQDADMAYLVMEYLPGITLRDLLRDYGKLTPEQTIDITDAVLSGLAAAHRAGIVHRDLKPENVLLADDGRIKIGDFGLARAVTNSTGTGQALLGTIAYLSPELVTRGVADARSDIYALGIMMFEMLTGEQPFKGEQPMQIAYQHANDAVPAPSTLSPDIPEELDELVLWATAKDPADRPADAGVMLDRLLQAERELHVPDSESGTQQTLVLPGSGVTASDSDTQLIASAAQVRPEASATDAVAALATMTRRRRARGWWLLALVLVLAAVAGGTGWYFGGGPGSQVAIPTVNGLTLDAAKSALTTAGFTTKDDQVYSSSVPTGSVVSSDPAQGAKAPKGSAVTLHVSKGREPVTIPPLAGLSKAQAEKAITDVGAVVGTVDEQFNGDVAKGTVISAAKAEDDEADLSKGGGYFKGEKVNLVVSLGPVPDVTGKPEADAQAALQAVGLKSIEGKKEYSDDVPQGSVVSQAPQNQGPVRPGDTIVIDISRGPQLFPVPDVVGMTRDQAKKALTDAGFVPDYNGVWDSFPDSITKVTASDPSANAQEPKGTKVTLIISSAL
- a CDS encoding Rv2175c family DNA-binding protein, which translates into the protein MSLESEERSQERTWLTVPELVDLLGVGVGRIHRLLEDKHLLGSRVDGVLKVPADFIAGDEPLSELRGTLIVLSDAGFSDEEAMTWLLETEESLGTAPIDALRAGRKAEVRRVAQALA
- a CDS encoding polyprenyl synthetase family protein, which produces MPESNRLIDLVDDRIGRFLESRESIVLSIAPEVGPLAAFSRQFLSGGKRFRALFCYWGYRAVHDARDAGESDRLDSVIGTAAALELFHAAALVHDDIIDSSDTRRGAPSAHRRFEALHKENGWDGSAADFGTGAAVLLGDLLLGFSDDVLAETLSEAVPADRANGVRREFGRMRAEVIAGQYLDILEERSWRTGREEDLLPRAERVIVYKSAKYSVQSPLVLGGLLAGGTLGQLDTLREFGLPLGIAFQLRDDLLGVFGDSDITGKPSGDDLREGKRTVLVALARNAMPSSARHVLDELLGDPDLNDEQIRMLQSTISSSGATAEVERMIELNVQRATHALDDAPLADAAVNQLRDLTRSVSDRVA
- a CDS encoding DUF3040 domain-containing protein, translated to MPLSEHEQRLLDEMERSLYQNDADFVAKVGGARVRPTYRAVVLGILLAVIGVGVLLTGVFIQQIIVGVLGFVLMLAGVLLAITPSRAKRAAAAAGEPSQNQQPAKPAEPGFMDKLNERWDKRQEGDH
- the mraZ gene encoding division/cell wall cluster transcriptional repressor MraZ — protein: MFLGTYAPKLDEKGRIILPAKFRDEFEAGLVMTRGQERCVYVFPRREFESLNEKIRQAPVTSKQARDYLRVFLSGASDEVPDKQHRVTIPPLLRTYAGLQRDLTVIGAGNRAEIWDSAAWDAYLEANEASFAETAEEVIPGLF
- the rsmH gene encoding 16S rRNA (cytosine(1402)-N(4))-methyltransferase RsmH — its product is MVDSNDPRDIHLSVMLERCVELLAPAIEQDGAVLVDATLGLGGHTEAFLQRFPGLTVVGLDRDLEAIDLASQRLEAFGDRLKAVHTVYDGIADAVASVGYKTVDAVLFDLGVSSLQLDRVERGFSYSKDAPLDMRMDATSELTAETVIAEYSEYDLRRIFLDYGEEKLAARYARAIVRARAVTPIVRSGQLVAIIQEATPAAVQRTGHPAKRVFQALRIEVNHELDVLERAIPRAVDLLRVGGRIAVMSFQSLEDRIVKRALQAKATSTAPAGLPVELPEHRPELKLLTRGAELADDEERARNPRAIPVRLRAAERVRGTT